Genomic segment of Juglans microcarpa x Juglans regia isolate MS1-56 chromosome 7S, Jm3101_v1.0, whole genome shotgun sequence:
TCTGGTGCTCCTTATGGAGGGGGATATGGTGCTCCTGGCTCATATCAGCAACCAAATTTATTCCTTCCATCCCAGACACCGTCTCAGGTAGTTTGTGTTATGGCTTCAGGCTTCATCAAGTACTTCTagcatattttcattttgtttctatttataTTCACACCCTTATGGCGGGATGTAGTTCATATATAAATCTTCTGAATTGACCTTGATCCCTCTATTGCCTGTGTCATAGTATGTAAAGTTTATTGTTTTATGTCATTTAAGAAACTTCTAGCATTCAGCATGTTAATTTTGTTGACTCTAAATAGTCATATTATGTGAGTTTTATGACCTTTTTTCCTTCCCACCAGCCAAATTTTCCAGCACCTCCTGTCGCCACTCAACCTGTCGCTAGGCCCTTTATTCCTGCAACTCCTCCTGCACTGAAAAATGCAGAGCAATATCAGCAGCCCACATTGGGTTCTCAGTTGTATCCTGTATGCAGATATacttttgttctctctctctctctctctctctctctctctctctctctatatatatatatatatatatatgtacacacacatatacatatcttaaaattttttccctGTGTTTCAGGGAACCACTAACCCTGGTTATCAACCTATTCCACCTGGGATTGGTCCGGCTGCACCTGTTACATCACATCCGGGCTCAGTTCCTGGCCATAAAATGCCACAGATGGTagccccctcccctcccccaaAGGGATTTATGCCAGTTAATTCGGGGCTTGTTCAAAGACCTGGGATGGGGTCACTACAACCACCCAGTCCTACTCAGGCAGCATTGGCACAACCAACTGTTACACCTGCTGCTCCACCACCTACTGTACAGACAGTTGATACTTCAAACGTTCCAGGTAGTttgttatatatgatatttcacTTAATTCAATGAGGCCTCCCTAGACCTGAAGATCCCCTGGCTCTCAATGATTCCATGATTCTTTGAATTTCACATTAGTTTAGTTTCACATTTGGCTTACTCCAAACTCATCAAATGAAAATATACGAAGAACAGTGGGGATTGCCCTCGGTTAAAATACAAGGAAGCAAACAAGTATCTTGTAACTCTTGAATGGCAAAGTCCTTTCATGCCTCCTgaaagttgttttatttttcttcaattttggATTCATTTAGTGTGCTGATGTTAATTTCATATAGGTTTTTAAGCTATGTGCATTCTTATTCACCCATTTCATGCTAACTTTGTggttgttattacttaattccCCCAGTCCACCAGAAACCTGTCATTGCAACATTGACAAGACTTTTCAATGAGACATCAGAAGCGCTGGGTGGTTCACGCGCAAATCCAGCCAAGAAGCGTGAAATAGAAGACAATTCCAGGAAATTAGGTGCCTTGTTTGCAAAACTCAACAGCGGGGACATATCCAAAAATGCTGCTGATAAGCTTGTTCAGCTCTGCCAGGCTTTGGACAATGGAGATTTCAGTACTGCTCTTCAAATCCAGGTACAGCTATATCTGATtcattaacttataaaaaaagaaaaaggaaaaaaataaaaaaccttgtCATAGCAAGttctaattgtttttcttttgtttcgtCCTGGTTCAGGTACTTCTTACAACTAGCGAGTGGGACGAGTGCAACTTCTGGCTAGCTACACTAAAGCGAATGATCAAGACTAGGCAGAACGTGAGATTGAGCTGAAGAAATAATTGGATAGGTAACATTTTGCATTGAGTGGGTTAAATCTGCTTGGGCGATAATCCTTTCTTCAATGTACACAAGAATGGCTTCTTTAGAGTGCTATTTTTGGATGCTGTTAGTGGAGATAGTTCTCAGGACATTGATAGAATGGTGCcgattgttttttatttaatactgGTAGTAGTTggaaatagtttttcttttcttctttttgaattcTAAAAATTCATAGATGCTTTACCTTTCCTTTTTCAATGTTTTCGGTCTCAGTGAGCTGGTACAAGCTGTTTTCTGTTGTCACCTAGTGTCCTTATTTTGGCCACAAAAAATTGTACCACCTTTGTGATGTTATTATTAATAGAAACGCAcagttttgaataataatataacatgtTTCGTTGAGATCAGTGGCATTTGAATGTAATTATTacgtttattattattattattatctgtTCTTTAATATCAAGGTGTCGTCTAAcaaggccttttttttttcttgttttctgcCTCTTCTGTGGTGAGGTATTCTGCAATGAAGCATTATCCGTACTAAAACCTGCCCCCCTTGTGTATTGAACCTAAAATCTCTTACCGGGAAGGGGGAGAGATGTTGCCCGGACTACATTTGTCATATCCAAGTtgattttgaattgagaaaagACAATCAGCGTCATAAATCTTTGAGGCTCTTTATTTTAGACCCCTGACAGTTCCTTCAAAATGAGAGTTAGAGTTGACCTAAATAATTAGTTAATCAAGGTATccattttttgagattttttatcaATCAGAATTCAGACCCTTTAGAGATTCCTATACTCACTTCAATCTCTCTTTTAATGTAACTTGAAGTCGATTGAAATCTGTAATATCTCGAAGTTTAAGAAGTTATTGATTCTAGAAATTTTCTCATTCCCTTGAACGGTGAACAGATCAAATTCTTCTGTGACACAAAACCCATACATCAAGGGATAAAAGCCGAATTAGTGGAGTTGATTTCCCTAGACATCGCAAGGAATCTAAATCCTTGGTGGAAAGGGGCATTCCATTTTAAACGATGGCTTTTGACCCAAGATGAAAATTGTAAATGGTTAATTTCTCTTCAAAAAATGCTGTCTTCAATGGATTTTAGAAAGATAAACTCATTTTTCTCTAGAAAACTCAAATATCTTTTGAGTGTTTTCGCTGCTCACCCTCCTCTCCATTCCCTTTCCGATACCGTTTTGTGTTTATGCTTTGGCTTTCAAGGACCCATGGTAGTGTTTTTATTCTCTCCTCTCCACCGATTCGGTTTTGGTCAGATCTACCGCACTTCTGGCGACCAACAGTCGACACGCGCCCCATCACGCAATCTTACAGTTGCCGATCTATTGGGACGATGCAGAACCGCGGTGAAAATCCTGAAAAGTGACTCATGCGTAGCTTGCTTCCAGGCATGGCCTTCACAACGGCTACATGTGTCACACCAGCAGATCCTCCACCTCAAGATCTTTCAGATCTGCCCCACCTCACCTGTCAACCATCGGCGCGTGGTCTTCACGCGCCACCACAAGTGCGCAGGAAGACAGATGCTCCGCCGCAGATTAGTTCATCTGATACCGTGCTTTCTACTATGTTATCGCTTTCCCTAACCAATGATCTTGAAAAAGAGAATATGGATCTCTCCAAGAAATATCACAAGACAAAAAACTGCAGTGCATCCACAGCTTCCACCGCCTTCAACAGTAGTTAGCCATGCGAATTGTTAAAAATCGTCTTTTAAGGCGGCCCATGCGAACTGTTAAAAACTGTCTCTTAAGACGACGTCCTCTTTGTAGAGCATGGGTAGAGACCAAGAAATTGGTcccaaaaccttttttttttttttttcttttttccatctaCATTTGCACTGTGGTTATTATCCTTGGGCTTTTGTTGGGAAACCCCACTCCCTCCACGTATATAATCTTTTCCTTATCTGAATGAAAACTTGCTTGCTTAggtaaaaaaaatggttaatttCTCTTCACCTAATCTCAATCACCACATATGATGAGGACtcggagagagaaaaagaaaactaacattAACCTTACCTTACCCACTAGCCAGTAACTAACTAATGACTCAGACAGCAAGGAATCCGACCCATCTAAGATAATTgttatataaagaaagaaataatgatACGTTAATCTCCTTAGATCTTAGTTATCTGTTCATGTTAAGTCAATGATTACATGGGAATGCTTGGGTCTCACCAATTATAGTATAACAACACGAGATTAAAATGGGTAGCATAGACACGAGGGAACTCTCACTGTTTCCAATCGTAAGATCTGTATggagttaaaatatatatatatatatataaaagaaaaagaaaaagaaagaaggaaatcaATGATCAGATTAAAAACccgagtaaagaaaaaaaaatagtgcaatGATTTAGCCGACAGAGCgcatcaataaataaaatctaagatTTATGCCTTTAATGATGACAGTTgaatagaaaagaaagggaGGAAACTCTCATGTCAAACATCGGTTGCCAACCTCAACAGTATGATGCCAACAGAGTTTTCACGGTTCACTCGATCTTCTAATGGATTAGTCTACTCATTCAAACCGAAAATAATACTACAAATGATAAGGAAACAAAATCCAAAGATGAATTGCACCAGACATAAACAGTCCATATAATAAGCAGCCGATTCCTTGATCTTATGTTACTTCAATGGTTCTAACATATATGAGTGCTACGGTAGGATACATTGACAGTGCTGGATTGTAAAGGGGGAAATGACAAATCTACTGTGTGGTGGTTAATTACAGCAACTTGAAAACTTTGTTGAAAAGCAAGATTTCAGTTTGATGCATTaggattataattttgaatgagTTACATGCATATCAAGAAGACGAGACTATTCGAGTGGATGCCTAAACAGATGATAAAAGAATACTGGCTTCAAAAGGCTATTAGGAATCGATTAGAGAAACAATGCCCTTAATCTTTTCATCATTGTCGATTGTACATTTATCATCCCAGCAGATTTGTTGGAAATATCCTTCTCATATTTTAAAGGGCATAATAGCATGGACCAACACAATTTCTTTTAGGCGCTCCACCAACATCATGCTTATCTGTTGTGTATGAGATGAACTCTGCCCAGCATCATCAGGTGCTAGAAAAGTGAAAACTTATTTGAAAGTATAGAGAGttgcaattgttttttgtttttttttttctcttgaaaataatcaacaagtctagaaattaaataattgtCCGCAGGCTCTATATTTTGGAATTAAGCCAGACTTATCTACTGAAATTCAAAAGAATCTCTTGACTGCAGGAATTTGAAACTAGGGATGGAATTCTGATTACCACCCAAAAGAAGGATTTTCATCTGTATTCAGATTTTTCATACAAAGAAAGATTAAACAACCTACAGGGGGGGACATCAGCAATGTACCCTTGTGGAAATAACAATACATTGAGATTTGAATGAACATGGGGTAGGTTAACTTTGAAAAATCCAAAAGTAATGAGCTGCCAACAATTCTACATCAATGTAATTTGCAAACAAGATAAGGCTTACAAGATGGAGGGGCTTTGCTCCATTGGCAGAATTGTTCAGATGGAATCTCTGGTAGTAAATTACTTACACCCTCAGCTACCCAAGAACTAAATTCGAACTTGAAGTCAAGTCTTCTCTAGAAAATATCTCTGAACGTCCCCCAACAGATTGATGTCGCCTCAAACGGAAGACATTGTCATCACAACCATGAGTCTGGGATTGATTTCTCCCTCTGCGGAAATATCTCCCACTACCAAATTTAGAACTTCGATTCGCTGATTTAGAACTCAGCTCATCCCCATCAACATCCCCATCGTTACCAGCCATAAGCTCCATCAAGTTGCTACTGAACCCCAGATCAGAATAAACTCTCCGGGAATGCCTGGTTGACAACCTACCAAAATTCCCATCCATTGCATCAAAATCCCCACCTTCCACACCCTCCATTCTCGAATTATTCACATTTCTCAATCCCACGGGACCTCCAACAGTGTCCACCATCATACATGGATTGTTAAAACCGTTCCACGAATGTAGTGGAACCAATTTACTTAACCCACTGAGCCATTCAACAACCTCCTTCATTGCCGGCCTCCTCTCCCTACAAGATCTTACACACTTGGAGGCAATCACTGCCAATTGCTTCCTCACAACCAAATCCTTAGGAGGCATTATCCTTGGATCATAAATAGCAGAAAGCTTCCCTTTTTTTATAAGGGGAATCGCCCAATCCACTATCGAAGGTGGTGAGTGCCCAACATCAATAGCCTTTCTCCCACTAATAATCTCCAACAACAAAATCCCAAAACTAAACACATCAGTCTTTGTGCTCAAATTATCTGGGGTCACATAGCAAGGGTCTAAGTACCCCATAGTCCCAGCAGGAGGTGTGGATCTTAGCCTATAGTCATCCACATGGCACCTAAGGGCTAAACCAAAATCACCCAACCGGGCATTATAGTTTCTATCTATTAGCACATTCGCAGACTTTATATCTCTATGAATCACAGGTGGGTTTGAGGAGTGCAAAATGTCGATGGCTTTTGCAGTTTGCAAAGCCAATCGAATTCTTCGACCCCAAGTTGGGGATCGAGTTGTGGAATGAAGAATGTCGTACAAAGTCCCATTGCACATGAACTCAACCACCAAAAGCCTATTATCAGAATCATTGGTAAAACCCACTAGATTTACCAGTCTTGGGCTCTGGATTTTGGACAGGATTTCGATTTCGTTATCGACCTCGCTCGTCAAGACATCGGCTTTGACTGAGGGAGTCCGAGAGGGCTTCTTGACGGCAACGTGGCGTCCGTGGAGGATGGCCTTATAGACGTAGCCATGGCTGCCTTTGCCCAACAGTTTTTGGTCAGAGAAGTTGTTAGTGGCAGCCTCAAGGTCACTGTAGTGAAAATGCTGGATCTTGATGGGTTTCTTGTGTCGTGGGCTGTGACCGGTTTTGGACTTGGAAGATGGAGTGTGAGAGTTGGAGGAGACAGAAATGGCCGATTCAGCTTTGCAGGAGAGGTATCCCATCATAGATAGTTTCCTTTTCTCTTCGGTTTCTCTAGGATTGTGGACTTGGAGTTATAGGCGGTGATGTTGGATAAGATATTATGTCAAAATTCCAATAATCAAAAGGATTTCTCTTTTTGGCCAATTACAAATATAGAATGAGTAAGTAAGAAGGAAggaagggagaaagaaagaggttTTTGGGTTTTGCAGATGCCTTTGGGATTGGGAAACAGACAACTGTTGTTATGTGTCGTTTCTCTGTGTTCTGTgttggtgagagagagatgagtggCGGACTGCAAGGGTTATGTCTTTGGAGCCCACCTAGTCGGAATCACAATGgtgaaagttattatttttatcaactgTAAATTATAGTATAAAGATTCTTGTAAATTAgatgatttaatttttcttttttaaaatacaaataaatccTAATGTTAGATATGAGTCAATCGTTAAAACTATAATtaaagactgtaaatatcattttttataaataaataatgctgataatatttattaatgttattttcagagttttgttttttaatgtaatgataaaaaaaattgaaactttaCTGAGAATATGGTGTATAAAATGGTACAGACTTGACCGGATGATTGGAAAATGGTAATTACCTTTGTTAGAGAAGACGCAAGCagacaaacaacaaaaaataattgcattTGAAGCATCGTCAGCGTTgaattttggaaagttatttcGTCAGGCATGCATCTGCCTACGTAATATTGTccctatatgtatatattatttattgaatattattgATACAAGCCTTACGTAAACAAGTTTAATGTCGAAGTTTATgaaaatgtagattttattaaaaaagaaaatatttttttaagataagatctattttttataaaaatttatacgtaaaacttatctatttaaaatttatacaaattatttcttttattttttttgatgcgataattagttttattttttgatcattgtttttatattaacaacaatcattttcttttcttccatttattcaaagtataattttaagattaggatttagagaaaaaaaaaatgtttttaagttttcaaagaaaaatgagaaataataaaaactaccttccagctttttttttttttttttgttgggtgcTTCATcttgcatgtattttttttttcttttttccaaaagtaTGATTGATAATCAGTATCAGATGCCTTGCAGAAGAACCTTAACAGGCACATCTACCTCTGGTCCACTCAACACACCATCCACCAAACCTGAAACACGCATCTTAACTTCCAATGTGATTTAGCTATAAACTCCCATCCAGAGGAaaagttcaaagaaaaaaaaaaaaaaaatcacttttttaaagttttattaCCCTAAAAACATCATAGAGAATATTAGGATTAATTATATGCactttttctttggttttttaaaGTTGTTCTTGGGCACATCACATGATTGTGTGTCTCATCGAGACctgtgttttttatttgaattgaataGCAATCCATGATCTGGGTTTTCTTGGTCTGTGTCCCCCAGCAGCTGGGTTTCTTCAATTGCAGTCGTTGGAATGAAAAGCAAAGGCATCTTCTCTGTGTTGTTTGTTGCTTTTAGTTGTTGGTATATTATTGTTCGAACCACCAATATTCATCCACAAACAAAAAGCTAATAACAATtagagttttttataaaaaaaaaaaaaaaaagaggccaAGAAACTAGTAGGAAAAATTCTTGCAAGTTTTCTCTTTgataattagggttttgggCTTTGTCAAATCCATCCAATTGtgtatgaaaaattctattctctTTGATAATAAAGTGCTTACATAGTTACATGGCATAATttgacttgaaaaatatattttaaaatttaaatctcacaaattaaatTTCAGAATTTAAGTTATGTGGACGGTGTGCTAGCTTTATAGTCTACACACCAACTTGAGAATGAAATAACTTATTATGGATGCATATataattgagaaaatatatttgtaaccgtAAATTGTGCAATTGCtacataatcgttttgaaaaagtgaataaaatatgagacccatataaaaaaaattaattttttaatagtagaccctactatttttcaaagcgattacgcgacgtttacgTATTTCACGATGGTATGTATAATTACTCTATATAATTAgggtctattttttttagaaatttcatATTTAGCTTTAAAAATATTGCTTTGGCTATTGTTTTAGATGATCTATCTCcttaaaattttccaaaaaaaagaaataaaaaattatcctaATTCTGATATAACACTAGCAAacccaaaaataacaaaatacccTTAATTAAGTTTTAGAACTACTTTTAACCCcaaaaaatttcaaagcaaATCATAAtcctaaaacatatatatataaacaaaaaactcaatatttaaaaaaataaaaataaaaaatttggacGGTATCCCAAATTTATTGATAACCCTCACTTTTAGTGGAGGAAAACTATGATTATCTCAAGACATTTGGGAGATAcattataaacaagaaaaaccaaaccTAAGTATCAAACTGACGAAAATGTTCTGATAACAAAACAttattaaatttacaaaaatcccaaaactatttatataaaacCAACCCTAGACAAACCAATAAACCTGCACACAAAAGACATGCAAGAGactgattagaaaaaaaaacaaataaaacagaaGAAAAGATGTACTAGGAAAACTCGAtaagaaatctataaataagGAAGACCAATTTTATCCTGCCGAAGAAAACCTCTAATAATACTAGACAGCAAATGATCTCCAAACCAATCCAAATTAGAGCCACCAACTCCCCACTTGGCAAGAAGGTCAACTACGAAATTACAATCCCGAAAAACATGTCTTATTCTATACTCCAGAGTCCATACCattcaaaaatctaaaatatatgtGCTTGAAAGTCAAAACTTAGCccaaatcttttaaaatatttgccACGAATCACGTTGGGCCTCAAAGGGCTGATTTATCGTAGTTGATAGATAACATGTGTAAGAAGTGTGAAATGCGCAAGAATTGGCAAGTagtagtagtaataataataataatctacaTCAATCATCGTGATTCATGAGCCCACACCcaaattatcatttaattaattagttggcAATCACTATTTCCACGTGAAATTAACAACATGACatgcctagctagctatatattagcTGTTGAATGACCACTCATCTCCATAATTCCATGCAACTTGAACATTTCATTTTTAACGCATTAACCAAACTTTCTTAAGGAGTATTTTACGTCATCCATACTCTCACCAGATTTTCTGATAATAAGgtcttacttttttatttttattttttttatatatataggagatGAGAGATTCGATATTTGATTCTCTTAGTAAGAAATCAAGGTGTTGTCAATTGATCCAAAAGATCTCGACTTGATAAGGTCTTATTAGTAAACAAGTCAATTAACAATTCAGACGAGCATACAAGAAGCTTCTACattctgcaaaaagaaaaaagggaaatggCTATGGAACAAAGCAAATACAGATAAAACATGGAATTGTTTATACAAAGTAAGACAAAGCCGGTACATGAGTACTGTCCTTTCCGTTTCTTTCACATCTCTTCTGATCATTCGTGAagctgtatataacattactcaatcgttaaaatagattataaaaaaaaatctggatttCAAAGTCTCATTTGGTGACCGACTCCATATGTTAAAGAAGGCAGgcattataataatatcctaATTTTCTGCAATGCAAAATGGTCAATCTGCTACTAAAAATATTCTGTTTCCTGTCGCCGCCTTCATATCTGTTCATTGAACTTTTCTTAACCCACCTGTTGGTCTTGGATTATCTCCATTATTCAGTTGCTCTTCGCCTCCAACATTGAAAGGATCAAGAGCAAGCACAAATTCAGGAGGattgaaaagaagataatataTGGAGGGGGAGATTAACAAGTTCATAGAGGTTTGGATCTCAGTCTTCGTATGTCTTTCTTATTGCTATGCAATTAGTCAGATAGTCTCCAAAGGTCTTACAAGACTGCTTTGTATACTCCCAATCTTATGcgtctttctctttcttcctctctatATCCATTCGATTCATCTTGGATCCATATCtgcatttttcatttcatgGCTTGCCAATTTCAAGCTCTTACTGTTTGCTTTTGGTCAAGGCCCTCTGTGTTctgacccatcaatctctctggGGCGCTTTGTAGCTGTTGGTTGCTTTCCCATCAAGATCCAACAAAAAATACCTCCAAAACCTTTAATACAGATACCTAGCAACACCCCAAATCAAACAGACTCTTCTCCACCAATAGTATCGCATCTAAATGgccacaaaaaagaaaaacttctgCCTCCAAAACCACTACCAGGGAAACCCAAATACACCCAGGATAAAACAAGCCCTTCTCCTCCAATAATGTCATATCTTAATGGCAACAACAAAGAAAACCCCACTTTCAAAAAGTCTAATGATGGCCATGTATTCCCCATAAAGCATGCAGTAATGGGCGTCCTTTTGGCCATTATGATACGTGTCTATGACTATAGTGAGCATATCCATCCAAAGGCCATATTGCTTCTCTATTGCTTTCATATTTATTTCCTCCTTGAAATCATCCTAGCCGTGGCGGCAGCCCTGGCTCGAGCCTTATTAGGAGTGGAGTTGGAGCCTCAGTTCAATGAGCCTTACCTCACGACTTCACTACAAGACTTCTGGGGCAGGAGGTGGAACCTCATGGTCACCAACATCCTCCGAATGACCGTATACAACCCCACCCGCCATGCTGCCACACGTGTCATTGGACGCAAGTGGGCCTCACTCCCTGCCATCTTAACCACATTCTTGGTGTCGGGGCTCATGCACGAGCTCGTGTTCTACTCCATGGGGCGCTTGAGGCCAACTTGGGAGGTAACCTGGTTCTTCATCCTCCATGGTGGTTGTTTAATAGTTGAGATTGTCTTGAAGACATTTTTCTCCAGCAGGTGGCGGTTGCCTTGGCTGATCTCGGGGCCCTTGACCGTCGGATTTGTTATAGTCACCAGTTTTTGGCTGTTCTTTCCGCAGTTCCTCCTGTTTAAGGCTGACGAGAGGGCATTTCAAGAGTACGCAGCCTTGGGCGAATTCTGGAAGAATGTCACTCGCAGAATCCTTCaagttttttaaagataaattgaagCTCAAATTCTCTGCAATTGAACTTCAGCATCATCCTAAATGATCCTATGATAAGGCTCTTTAATATCGAGCGGCTAGGTCTCACCTAGAAGTTCGTTAAGATCATCAAGTTGACTTGTCTGTTGTATCAATTAAGAAAGTCTGTCACCGACTCACCGGTGAATCTTTTTATTCCATGGCATCTCAATCAGAATGCCGTCTTAAGTCTAGTTTAAGTACCAAGATACGTGCATTCTACCCAAAAACACGAAAAAGATCTGCGCATATAAAAACTCTCACGGCCTGTCAAACTCAAAGCACGTGAAACCATTTGGCTGTGATGGATAACACTTGGTTTGCTCTGCAAGTCTTATGTTGAATAATAGTTCAGAAGATCAACCATTTCCATCACTGAAAAATGGTTTGTAGAACGTTGAGTTTTAAGGTGAACAACCTCCGtgtaatttctttgaaaaaagtagacaAATTTAAGACCTATGTGAAACAAAT
This window contains:
- the LOC121241533 gene encoding serine/threonine-protein kinase-like protein At3g51990 — protein: MMGYLSCKAESAISVSSNSHTPSSKSKTGHSPRHKKPIKIQHFHYSDLEAATNNFSDQKLLGKGSHGYVYKAILHGRHVAVKKPSRTPSVKADVLTSEVDNEIEILSKIQSPRLVNLVGFTNDSDNRLLVVEFMCNGTLYDILHSTTRSPTWGRRIRLALQTAKAIDILHSSNPPVIHRDIKSANVLIDRNYNARLGDFGLALRCHVDDYRLRSTPPAGTMGYLDPCYVTPDNLSTKTDVFSFGILLLEIISGRKAIDVGHSPPSIVDWAIPLIKKGKLSAIYDPRIMPPKDLVVRKQLAVIASKCVRSCRERRPAMKEVVEWLSGLSKLVPLHSWNGFNNPCMMVDTVGGPVGLRNVNNSRMEGVEGGDFDAMDGNFGRLSTRHSRRVYSDLGFSSNLMELMAGNDGDVDGDELSSKSANRSSKFGSGRYFRRGRNQSQTHGCDDNVFRLRRHQSVGGRSEIFSREDLTSSSNLVLG
- the LOC121241193 gene encoding probable long-chain-alcohol O-fatty-acyltransferase 5 isoform X2, whose product is MEGEINKFIEVWISVFVCLSYCYAISQIVSKGLTRLLCILPILCVFLFLPLYIHSIHLGSISAFFISWLANFKLLLFAFGQGPLCSDPSISLGRFVAVGCFPIKIQQKIPPKPLIQIPSNTPNQTDSSPPIVSHLNGHKKEKLLPPKPLPGKPKYTQDKTSPSPPIMSYLNGNNKENPTFKKSNDGHVFPIKHAVMGVLLAIMIRVYDYSEHIHPKAILLLYCFHIYFLLEIILAVAAALARALLGVELEPQFNEPYLTTSLQDFWGRRWNLMVTNILRMTVYNPTRHAATRVIGRKWASLPAILTTFLVSGLMHELVFYSMGRLRPTWEVAVALADLGALDRRICYSHQFLAVLSAVPPV
- the LOC121241193 gene encoding probable long-chain-alcohol O-fatty-acyltransferase 5 isoform X1, which produces MEGEINKFIEVWISVFVCLSYCYAISQIVSKGLTRLLCILPILCVFLFLPLYIHSIHLGSISAFFISWLANFKLLLFAFGQGPLCSDPSISLGRFVAVGCFPIKIQQKIPPKPLIQIPSNTPNQTDSSPPIVSHLNGHKKEKLLPPKPLPGKPKYTQDKTSPSPPIMSYLNGNNKENPTFKKSNDGHVFPIKHAVMGVLLAIMIRVYDYSEHIHPKAILLLYCFHIYFLLEIILAVAAALARALLGVELEPQFNEPYLTTSLQDFWGRRWNLMVTNILRMTVYNPTRHAATRVIGRKWASLPAILTTFLVSGLMHELVFYSMGRLRPTWEVTWFFILHGGCLIVEIVLKTFFSSRWRLPWLISGPLTVGFVIVTSFWLFFPQFLLFKADERAFQEYAALGEFWKNVTRRILQVF